In Vibrio coralliilyticus, the following are encoded in one genomic region:
- a CDS encoding winged helix-turn-helix transcriptional regulator: MSAQAKPERRVFYNNQECAVRNVVSQIGDKWSLLILFALVDGADRFNSLKSRIEGISQRMLTQTLRDLEREGYVNRTVYPEVPVKVEYCLTDMGRELVKPLYQLVCWADDHRQEIECARQAYDERANKR, encoded by the coding sequence TTGTCAGCTCAAGCTAAACCAGAAAGAAGAGTTTTCTACAACAATCAAGAGTGTGCTGTTCGTAACGTTGTGTCCCAAATTGGCGACAAATGGTCACTACTCATCCTGTTTGCTCTGGTAGATGGGGCGGATAGGTTCAACTCTTTGAAATCTAGGATAGAAGGCATATCTCAAAGAATGTTGACTCAAACTTTGAGAGATTTAGAGCGTGAAGGCTACGTCAATAGAACCGTCTATCCTGAAGTCCCGGTAAAGGTAGAATATTGTTTAACGGATATGGGGCGAGAACTGGTGAAGCCTCTATATCAATTAGTCTGTTGGGCAGATGATCACAGGCAGGAGATAGAGTGTGCTCGTCAAGCTTATGATGAGAGAGCAAATAAGCGTTAG
- a CDS encoding DUF1826 domain-containing protein, whose amino-acid sequence MNVVLAEPIVAGDAVQTIGGSHARLDRQPIVLSDIYQEGVNIAVWQRRFDEDFTNLISQYIAANPTISKSLTASPSNAFETLDCATNGQAPESLLKDMSQLVDMFCYLFDLEEVGVRFATLSTAMCPRFHVDQVPCRLVTTYHGAATEWLPNSALDRSKLGRGSNGQPDSLSGLYQHESDVQQLHCGDVALLKGGRWEGNEETALVHRSPAIHPEQPRFIMTLDFG is encoded by the coding sequence ATGAATGTGGTTTTAGCCGAGCCCATTGTAGCGGGTGATGCAGTTCAGACGATTGGTGGCTCTCATGCTCGCTTAGATAGACAGCCAATTGTGTTAAGTGATATCTATCAAGAGGGGGTCAATATAGCGGTCTGGCAACGACGTTTCGATGAAGACTTTACCAACTTGATCAGCCAATATATCGCTGCGAATCCAACCATTAGTAAGTCTTTGACTGCCTCCCCTTCAAATGCATTTGAGACTCTTGACTGTGCGACTAATGGGCAAGCACCGGAATCCTTGTTGAAAGACATGTCTCAGCTTGTTGATATGTTCTGCTATTTATTTGATTTGGAAGAGGTAGGAGTGCGATTTGCAACATTAAGTACTGCGATGTGCCCGCGATTCCATGTTGACCAAGTGCCATGTCGCCTTGTGACTACCTATCACGGTGCAGCAACTGAGTGGCTACCTAACTCTGCTTTAGATCGTTCAAAACTGGGCCGTGGCAGTAATGGTCAACCTGACTCTCTTTCTGGTTTGTATCAACACGAATCCGATGTACAGCAACTGCATTGTGGTGATGTTGCCTTGCTTAAAGGTGGTCGCTGGGAAGGTAATGAAGAGACAGCGCTAGTTCACCGTTCACCTGCCATTCACCCTGAACAACCTCGCTTTATAATGACACTCGACTTTGGCTAG
- a CDS encoding ABC-F family ATP-binding cassette domain-containing protein — MSILTIQNLTYHIGEKTLYQNASFTLFPGEHIGVTGKNGVGKSTLLKLLQSDLLPDGGDITWQPAVRIGYLDQHAVMSSAMTVRDYLQTAFADLFNLESEMMAIYACPEKCMQKSSLARAAEIQAALESQAFYTINNRIDAVADGLGIIQFGMETPLGELSGGQRHKVMLASLLLISPDVLLLDEPTNYLDTIHVDWLAEFLSSFDGAFMVVSHDRAFLNRITTGICDIDHQQIRKYRGNVNKAMEQKANDDAAHTKQYLAQKKHIDKLERFIAKNGAGVNASIANGRKKQLAKMTRLSAPEQKKSVSIRFQSTSHSVHQVLAATDLEIGYSKPLLPKMDFNILQGEKVVIAGFNGIGKSTLIKTLVSEITPIAGNIDISQGVKLGYFEQELHWYDPQATPISLVRSACHGLDDKAARQHLARFGLSGKLTLQPIHSLSGGEQTKVKLCRLALQPTNLLVLDEPTTHLDACVKQALQQALIDYKGTLILVSHEREFVAGWPDKVINIQTMHSH, encoded by the coding sequence ATGAGTATACTTACAATTCAAAATCTTACGTATCACATTGGCGAGAAAACACTCTACCAGAATGCCAGTTTTACGCTTTTTCCGGGCGAACATATCGGGGTAACCGGGAAAAATGGTGTCGGTAAGAGCACACTATTGAAACTGTTGCAGTCAGACTTATTACCTGATGGCGGTGACATCACGTGGCAGCCGGCTGTGCGAATAGGCTATTTAGATCAGCATGCTGTAATGAGCTCAGCTATGACTGTTCGTGACTACCTGCAAACTGCATTTGCCGATTTATTCAACCTTGAATCCGAGATGATGGCGATCTACGCCTGCCCTGAGAAATGTATGCAGAAGAGCTCTCTAGCCCGAGCCGCCGAAATTCAGGCAGCTCTGGAAAGCCAAGCATTTTATACCATAAACAATCGGATTGATGCGGTTGCCGATGGGCTTGGCATTATTCAGTTTGGGATGGAAACTCCGCTAGGAGAGTTAAGTGGTGGGCAACGACACAAAGTAATGCTGGCTTCTCTGCTGCTGATTTCACCTGATGTATTGTTGCTCGATGAACCAACCAACTACCTCGATACCATTCACGTTGACTGGTTGGCCGAGTTCCTGAGCAGCTTCGATGGTGCATTTATGGTGGTATCGCATGACCGAGCCTTTCTGAACCGGATCACGACAGGGATTTGCGATATTGATCATCAGCAAATTCGCAAATATCGCGGCAACGTCAACAAAGCTATGGAACAAAAAGCCAATGATGACGCCGCTCATACAAAGCAATATCTCGCACAAAAAAAACATATCGACAAGCTGGAGCGGTTTATCGCCAAAAATGGCGCTGGAGTGAATGCGAGCATTGCCAATGGTCGGAAAAAGCAGTTGGCCAAAATGACTCGGCTGAGCGCTCCGGAGCAGAAGAAGTCTGTCTCAATAAGATTCCAGTCAACTTCGCACAGTGTACATCAAGTCTTAGCTGCCACAGATCTTGAAATTGGTTATAGCAAGCCGTTACTACCTAAAATGGATTTCAATATTTTGCAGGGAGAAAAGGTGGTCATTGCTGGTTTTAACGGTATTGGCAAATCCACGCTGATCAAAACACTGGTCAGCGAGATTACGCCTATTGCTGGGAATATTGACATATCACAAGGGGTGAAACTGGGCTATTTCGAGCAAGAGTTGCATTGGTACGACCCACAGGCAACACCGATAAGTTTGGTCAGATCAGCCTGCCATGGCTTAGATGACAAAGCAGCACGACAGCACTTAGCTCGATTTGGCCTATCTGGAAAACTGACATTACAGCCAATTCACTCACTCAGTGGAGGGGAGCAAACCAAAGTGAAGCTGTGCCGCTTAGCTTTACAGCCAACAAATCTATTGGTGCTGGATGAGCCCACCACACACCTAGATGCCTGTGTGAAACAGGCTTTGCAACAAGCACTAATAGATTACAAAGGCACGTTGATTTTAGTGTCTCATGAACGAGAGTTTGTCGCCGGATGGCCAGATAAAGTGATCAATATCCAAACGATGCACAGTCACTGA
- a CDS encoding nuclear transport factor 2 family protein, giving the protein MLKAMTSIIILLISTISYAQSSDKITIDITSLQKPNWTEQERANAELITDFVQNLMNNHNFDYVLEHYNDSTYVQHNRNLPDKVTGLVDFLREFVEEYPDYTYDVKHIYVDGNYVIFHSHATLNKEDRGNDEKGMNIIDTWRLEDGRIVEHWDSIQALDFSMRVYSLISGGDIQNSNGVF; this is encoded by the coding sequence ATGTTAAAAGCAATGACATCTATTATTATTTTACTAATAAGTACAATAAGTTATGCACAGTCATCAGATAAAATAACGATTGATATAACGAGCTTGCAAAAGCCAAATTGGACAGAGCAAGAACGTGCAAATGCCGAACTGATTACTGATTTTGTGCAAAACTTAATGAACAATCATAATTTTGATTATGTTCTTGAGCACTACAACGACAGCACTTATGTTCAGCATAACCGCAACCTTCCGGATAAAGTCACCGGCTTAGTCGATTTCTTACGTGAGTTTGTTGAGGAATACCCTGACTATACCTATGACGTAAAACATATCTATGTGGATGGCAATTACGTCATTTTCCACTCTCATGCCACACTCAACAAAGAAGATAGAGGTAATGATGAGAAAGGTATGAATATTATTGATACTTGGCGACTTGAAGATGGCAGAATCGTCGAACATTGGGACTCAATCCAAGCTCTGGATTTTTCAATGAGGGTCTACTCACTGATTAGCGGAGGGGATATCCAAAACTCAAATGGCGTATTCTAA
- a CDS encoding cellulose-binding domain-containing protein, whose protein sequence is MFRINKIATSLACVLLSGHLFAAEPYDATKTYSGGTQVTVDGQIYEAKWWVNVGQSPTDDYANEWDSPWKLISDTTPEPTPDPTPEPDPTPDPEPTPEPTPDPTPGPVDGLCSEFNIYPDWTQGDHANGGDVMVKDNIAYEANWWTSSIPGSDGSWSHHLNCDNTPPGTAPLLSLPNPMDPVRLEVNGWPSNFVVTSPATLNTPATLVVDTINSQNLSDITKLTNAFVSLIQDVEVAGTTSIIINSDVLDVATVDKGKGLGVIAVKQALTSAVDTTGSQIDLNDINALTDDAQGWAQAYNLVISTLAPQATFGWVLNIGDFAYDTHSGRRAVWNAASGATSDLLSSFELYKADSLTKADFVAFTKSSSSPSLSDNQWHYALEYVKQVTDYLQTPALLSSLPTSQASAYFLGNTAGESHIRKAAHSNIFAISFDSDSADLSAKIARYQNAPVPLYYVGESVTSGPLTRIESLNNELASAETAMNNQAFLFETPQSQWIPSTVYKWADFLAGLNSMHNVGVAGNTFWLLDDAADDATNTIYAKVAIAAFLSQSMQETIRYNACDENNWSEVRYGAPVDYPMTASCGQLGQKYADYGMDPVTGQDHPYSCPRDPKMEVSALTNAKWYGAPAPIFAAPDSVLEEQGLLVNGNVGRWTNNGHCNEVPSVVDTSKQVWERDECKVYAEQKAGKFIWDGSDTNGTVQGCGWWGRGVIQTTGRQNFGTLNHFMGRSHVDPDTIGTTVNGVIVEAPPANPLYADLDFCSNPGLICSSEENREIKWIAGLFYWVTSVQAYNDEGGPYADWNYYTELKKYVDGGLKGTEFIDAVSGIVNRGCPDHTCPVSGEVHAVKERQDNFKLVLQTLGLNPQ, encoded by the coding sequence ATGTTTAGGATTAATAAGATAGCGACCTCATTGGCGTGTGTGCTTCTAAGTGGGCACTTATTTGCAGCAGAGCCGTATGATGCGACTAAAACCTATTCTGGTGGAACGCAAGTAACGGTGGATGGGCAAATTTATGAGGCCAAATGGTGGGTTAATGTAGGGCAGAGCCCAACTGATGACTATGCTAATGAGTGGGACTCACCTTGGAAGTTGATTAGTGATACAACCCCAGAGCCGACCCCTGACCCAACGCCAGAACCTGATCCCACACCGGATCCAGAACCAACTCCGGAGCCGACGCCAGATCCGACACCGGGGCCCGTTGATGGCTTATGTTCAGAGTTCAATATCTACCCTGACTGGACGCAAGGTGACCACGCAAATGGTGGTGATGTCATGGTTAAAGACAACATTGCTTATGAAGCAAACTGGTGGACATCGTCAATTCCCGGAAGTGATGGCAGTTGGTCTCATCACCTAAATTGTGACAATACGCCTCCTGGTACTGCGCCATTACTGTCTTTGCCAAACCCTATGGATCCAGTAAGGCTTGAAGTGAATGGTTGGCCGAGCAATTTTGTGGTGACCAGCCCCGCAACACTGAATACACCTGCTACATTAGTTGTCGATACAATCAATAGTCAAAACTTGTCGGACATCACTAAGTTAACCAACGCGTTTGTTTCACTTATCCAAGACGTTGAGGTTGCAGGCACAACGTCAATCATCATCAACAGCGATGTGTTGGATGTGGCAACAGTAGATAAAGGAAAGGGTCTGGGTGTGATTGCTGTTAAGCAGGCTTTAACGTCAGCGGTTGACACGACGGGCAGTCAAATCGACCTCAATGACATTAATGCGCTTACCGATGACGCTCAAGGCTGGGCGCAAGCGTACAACCTTGTTATCTCTACATTGGCGCCACAAGCCACCTTCGGTTGGGTACTCAACATTGGAGACTTTGCTTACGATACTCATTCGGGTCGCAGGGCGGTTTGGAATGCAGCGTCTGGTGCGACATCAGATTTACTATCTAGCTTTGAACTGTACAAAGCGGATTCGTTGACAAAAGCAGACTTTGTTGCGTTCACTAAATCCAGCTCATCCCCTTCATTATCAGACAACCAATGGCATTACGCGTTGGAGTATGTCAAGCAAGTCACGGATTATCTACAAACACCGGCTTTGCTCTCTTCTCTCCCCACATCACAGGCTTCAGCTTATTTCCTCGGCAACACTGCAGGAGAAAGCCATATTCGCAAAGCGGCTCACAGTAATATTTTTGCTATTTCTTTTGATTCTGATTCTGCTGATCTTAGCGCTAAAATTGCTCGTTACCAGAATGCACCTGTCCCGCTTTATTATGTTGGTGAAAGTGTCACCAGCGGGCCTCTAACGCGAATTGAGTCACTCAATAACGAGTTAGCCAGTGCAGAAACGGCAATGAATAACCAAGCTTTCCTATTTGAAACGCCTCAGTCTCAATGGATTCCGTCGACTGTGTATAAATGGGCAGACTTCTTAGCTGGGCTTAACTCAATGCACAACGTTGGTGTTGCGGGTAATACTTTCTGGCTGCTGGATGATGCAGCGGATGACGCTACCAATACAATCTACGCTAAAGTCGCCATTGCCGCTTTCTTATCACAAAGTATGCAGGAGACGATTCGTTATAATGCTTGTGATGAAAACAACTGGTCTGAAGTTCGATACGGTGCTCCCGTCGACTACCCAATGACTGCAAGTTGTGGTCAACTTGGTCAGAAGTATGCGGATTATGGTATGGATCCAGTGACTGGGCAGGATCATCCTTATTCTTGTCCTCGTGACCCTAAAATGGAAGTCAGTGCATTAACGAATGCTAAGTGGTACGGTGCTCCAGCGCCTATCTTTGCAGCGCCAGATTCTGTATTGGAAGAACAAGGTCTGTTGGTCAATGGTAATGTCGGTCGATGGACAAACAACGGTCATTGTAATGAGGTTCCTAGCGTTGTTGATACCTCTAAACAGGTTTGGGAACGTGATGAATGTAAAGTCTACGCTGAGCAAAAAGCGGGTAAGTTTATCTGGGATGGTTCAGATACTAACGGCACAGTCCAAGGCTGTGGTTGGTGGGGCCGTGGTGTTATTCAAACGACGGGGCGTCAGAACTTTGGTACGTTGAATCACTTCATGGGCCGCTCACATGTTGACCCTGATACTATTGGCACCACTGTCAATGGTGTAATCGTTGAAGCGCCTCCAGCGAATCCTCTCTATGCGGATCTAGACTTCTGTTCTAACCCTGGGCTGATTTGTAGCTCTGAGGAAAACCGCGAGATCAAATGGATTGCAGGCTTGTTTTACTGGGTAACATCAGTGCAGGCATATAATGATGAAGGTGGCCCTTACGCTGACTGGAACTACTACACAGAACTGAAAAAATACGTTGATGGAGGCTTAAAAGGTACTGAGTTTATCGATGCGGTATCCGGCATCGTTAACAGAGGTTGTCCAGACCATACTTGTCCGGTCAGTGGCGAAGTACATGCAGTGAAAGAGCGTCAAGATAACTTCAAGCTGGTTCTGCAAACACTTGGTTTAAACCCTCAGTAA
- a CDS encoding MFS transporter, which produces MKMKILLFFIAFLVGADELMLGPILTPIGKDLGVAPERVTLYITAYSLALASIAPYLGAYSDRYGRLKIMIPACLLFGLASIATGLVDNFEAGLITRIATGLASAGMLPLAFALAADSSGEDAMKQIAWVQSGLTLGMISSPALGAVLAEVLSWRAAFLLLGFCAWFVAAALAYISMQKQIPSQQAIEAKNAHHVGKVWQIPGAAGALLAMCFGLGGGIGLFNLIGQHLKDTQGVSMWVIGSLYTILGCISVIGNLLMPRLAKRLGNGRQLMRIALGVCVIVSVWFYLLPTQSLYVLLFPLALWALAGGIGSPALQGYIAELSTQHRGVLLSLAMTMMHLGVAMWSGVAGFAYTEGPIGMALLAVVLFGVAMTALKPVPRNLA; this is translated from the coding sequence ATAAAAATGAAAATTTTATTGTTTTTTATTGCATTTTTAGTCGGTGCAGATGAGCTGATGCTAGGACCAATTCTGACTCCAATAGGAAAAGATCTCGGTGTCGCTCCTGAGCGCGTCACTTTATACATCACAGCCTATAGCCTTGCACTTGCATCGATTGCTCCATATCTAGGGGCATATTCCGATCGTTATGGGCGACTTAAGATCATGATTCCAGCCTGCCTACTATTTGGTTTGGCGTCTATTGCCACTGGCCTTGTGGACAACTTTGAAGCAGGGCTGATAACGCGAATAGCCACTGGGCTGGCAAGTGCTGGCATGTTACCACTTGCCTTTGCGTTAGCAGCTGACTCCAGCGGTGAGGACGCGATGAAACAAATTGCTTGGGTGCAATCTGGTCTGACACTGGGAATGATATCCAGCCCTGCTCTGGGTGCTGTTTTAGCTGAAGTATTATCTTGGCGAGCGGCGTTTTTGCTGCTCGGTTTCTGCGCATGGTTTGTTGCAGCAGCATTGGCCTATATATCCATGCAGAAGCAAATACCTAGTCAGCAAGCGATAGAAGCTAAAAATGCCCATCACGTTGGCAAGGTCTGGCAGATACCTGGGGCTGCCGGGGCACTACTTGCCATGTGTTTCGGCTTAGGCGGTGGTATTGGGCTATTTAACTTGATTGGTCAACACCTAAAAGACACGCAGGGAGTTTCGATGTGGGTCATTGGCAGTTTGTATACGATTTTGGGTTGCATCAGCGTGATAGGAAACTTACTCATGCCTAGACTGGCTAAGCGCCTAGGAAACGGACGCCAACTCATGAGAATCGCCTTAGGAGTTTGCGTGATCGTCAGTGTATGGTTTTATCTGCTGCCAACACAAAGCCTATACGTTCTGTTATTTCCACTGGCCTTATGGGCACTGGCAGGTGGCATAGGCTCTCCCGCTTTACAAGGCTATATAGCAGAGCTGTCTACTCAGCATCGCGGTGTGTTGCTGTCGCTAGCAATGACCATGATGCACTTAGGTGTGGCCATGTGGTCTGGTGTGGCTGGCTTTGCCTACACTGAAGGGCCAATTGGTATGGCATTGTTGGCTGTGGTTCTGTTTGGGGTAGCAATGACGGCCTTGAAACCAGTGCCAAGAAACTTAGCCTAA
- a CDS encoding methionine synthase — translation MKTLLPTSTAGSLPKPSWLAEPEKLWSPWKLQGDELTDGKQDALRLSLQEQQDAGVDIVSDGEQTRQHFVTTFIEHLSGVDFENRKTVTIRNRYEASVPTVVGPVSRQKSVFVEDAKFLRQQTDQPIKWALPGPMTMIDTLYDDHYKSREKLAWEFAKILNQEAKELEAAGVDIIQFDEPAFNVFFDDVNDWGIACLERAIEGLKCETAVHICYGYGIKANTDWKKTLGNEWRQYEEIFPKLQQSNIDIISLECHNSRVPIELLELIRGKKVMVGAIDVATDSIETPEQVAETLREALKYVDADKLYPCTNCGMAPLPREVARGKLTALSAGAELVRKELLS, via the coding sequence ATGAAAACACTATTACCAACTTCTACAGCAGGCAGCCTACCCAAACCTTCTTGGTTGGCAGAACCAGAAAAGCTTTGGTCACCTTGGAAACTACAAGGTGACGAACTTACCGATGGCAAGCAAGACGCGCTACGATTGTCGTTGCAAGAGCAACAAGATGCGGGTGTGGATATTGTTAGTGACGGCGAACAAACTCGCCAACACTTTGTGACAACCTTCATCGAGCACTTGAGTGGTGTTGATTTCGAAAACCGTAAAACCGTAACAATTCGCAACCGCTACGAGGCCAGCGTTCCAACGGTTGTCGGCCCAGTCAGCCGCCAAAAGTCCGTCTTTGTCGAAGACGCTAAATTTTTACGTCAACAAACGGATCAACCCATCAAATGGGCGTTACCAGGCCCAATGACCATGATCGATACTCTGTATGACGATCATTACAAAAGTCGCGAAAAACTCGCTTGGGAGTTTGCCAAAATCCTCAATCAAGAAGCAAAAGAACTTGAAGCAGCAGGTGTCGATATCATCCAATTTGATGAGCCAGCATTTAATGTTTTCTTTGATGATGTCAACGATTGGGGCATCGCTTGCTTAGAACGTGCTATCGAAGGACTTAAATGCGAAACAGCCGTTCACATTTGCTACGGCTATGGCATCAAAGCCAATACAGATTGGAAAAAAACTTTAGGGAATGAATGGAGGCAATATGAGGAAATCTTCCCTAAACTGCAACAGTCCAATATTGATATTATTTCACTGGAGTGCCATAACTCTCGTGTACCGATTGAATTATTAGAACTGATTCGAGGCAAGAAAGTAATGGTAGGCGCGATTGACGTTGCGACGGATAGTATTGAAACGCCTGAACAGGTCGCAGAAACACTGAGAGAGGCACTCAAATACGTTGACGCAGACAAGCTCTACCCTTGCACCAACTGCGGTATGGCTCCATTACCTCGCGAAGTCGCCCGCGGTAAACTTACAGCCCTAAGTGCAGGTGCTGAGCTGGTCAGAAAAGAGCTGTTATCTTAA
- a CDS encoding DUF1852 domain-containing protein, which translates to MNTDFTFTIKSLSLDENYRPSDSTRITTNFANLARGESRQENLRNALKMIDNNFNALAHWDNPNGDRYSVELEIVSVDMDIEANGESFPSIEVLKTYIVDHKTEERIEGIVGNNFSSYVRDYDFSVLLLDHNKDKPKFSIPDNFGELHGKLFKHFVNSDTYKQNFTKLPVICLSVSDNKTYHRTDNQHPVLGYEYEPNESSLTELYFQKMGLQVRYFMPPNSVAPFAFYFFGDLLNDYTNLELISTISTMETFQKIYRPEIYNANAVAGKAYQPSLKNSDHSLTQIVYDREERSRLAIEQGKFAQEHFIKPYKAVLEQWSANYA; encoded by the coding sequence ATGAATACAGACTTCACCTTTACTATCAAGAGCCTTAGCCTCGATGAAAATTACCGACCATCTGATAGCACACGCATAACAACTAACTTTGCTAATTTGGCAAGAGGCGAAAGTCGCCAGGAGAATTTACGCAATGCATTGAAGATGATTGACAATAATTTTAATGCACTAGCTCATTGGGATAACCCAAATGGCGATCGTTACTCAGTTGAACTTGAAATCGTTTCTGTGGATATGGATATTGAAGCTAACGGCGAAAGCTTCCCTTCGATTGAAGTACTCAAAACGTATATTGTCGACCACAAAACAGAGGAACGCATCGAAGGCATTGTGGGGAATAACTTCTCTTCCTACGTTCGAGATTATGATTTTAGTGTTCTTCTCCTTGACCATAATAAAGACAAACCGAAGTTCAGCATCCCAGACAACTTTGGTGAACTGCATGGCAAGTTGTTTAAGCACTTTGTTAATTCAGATACATACAAGCAGAATTTCACAAAGCTCCCTGTGATTTGCTTAAGTGTTTCTGACAACAAGACTTATCATCGCACCGACAATCAGCACCCTGTATTAGGCTACGAATATGAGCCAAATGAATCGTCCCTAACAGAGCTATATTTCCAGAAAATGGGGCTACAAGTGCGTTATTTCATGCCGCCGAACAGTGTGGCTCCTTTCGCCTTCTATTTCTTTGGCGACCTGTTGAATGATTACACCAACTTGGAGTTGATCAGTACCATCAGTACGATGGAAACTTTCCAGAAAATCTATCGCCCAGAGATTTACAATGCCAATGCCGTAGCCGGTAAAGCTTATCAACCAAGTTTAAAAAATAGTGACCATTCACTAACACAGATTGTCTATGACCGTGAAGAGCGCAGCCGCTTAGCAATTGAGCAGGGAAAATTTGCTCAAGAGCACTTCATCAAGCCATATAAAGCTGTGCTTGAGCAATGGTCTGCAAATTACGCGTAA